From one Pristis pectinata isolate sPriPec2 chromosome 14, sPriPec2.1.pri, whole genome shotgun sequence genomic stretch:
- the LOC127577714 gene encoding uncharacterized protein LOC127577714: MWATRGSSVLAISLQPSGGREPAARPPTLQGTDSWIGRGWETSERQAAGGDGAGTRERTAVGARRRRERPLERGARPVPLVQPGRGHVIDLPRLRRRTALMSWRDAARPAEFLQQIVCCFRFQHLQSLVSPDLEQNCQRRDWLNIFFCCVILGCEKRRGSSRSAAYLGIEYGMGLESRVLFGDEIVHGLRLRGCIIRQEVWYREFKVRRWGLEDFLAGRLNLLDRGWEEHIQAVPRL, translated from the exons ATGTGGGCAACGCGCGGCAGCTCGGTCCTCGCCATCTCGCTGCAACCTTCCGGCGGCCGGGAACCCGCGGCCCGgcctccaacgctccaaggaACCGACTCGTGGATCGGACGAGGATGGGAGACTTCAGAGCGTCAGGCGGCGGGAGGTGACGGCGCCGGAACGCGGGAACGGACGGCGGTTGGAGCGCGGCGGCGGCGGGAACGGCCGTTGGAGCGCGGCGCGCGCCCGGTGCCGTTGGTCCAGCCGGGCAGGGGGCACGTGATCGACCTTCCGCGCTTGCGCAGGCGCACAGCGCTCATGTCCTGGAGGG atgctgctcgacccgctgagttcctccagcagattgtttgttgcttcagattccagcatctgcagtctcttgtgtctccagatcttGAACAGAATTGCCAAAGGCGTGATTGGTTGAATATCTTCTTTTGTTGTGTGATTCTAGGATGTGAGAAGAGGAGAGGCAGTTCAAGATCTGCTGCATACCTAGGAATAGAGTATGGAATGGGCTTGGAATCGAGGGTTTTGTTTGGAGATGAGATTGTGCATGGGTTGAGGTTAAGAGGGTGTATcattaggcaggaggtatggTACAGGGAGTTTAAGGTTAGGAGATGGGGTTTGGAGGACTTTTTGGCAGGAAGGTTGAATTTACTGGATAGAGGGTGGGAAGAAcacatacaggctgtccccaggttatga